In Aegilops tauschii subsp. strangulata cultivar AL8/78 chromosome 3, Aet v6.0, whole genome shotgun sequence, one genomic interval encodes:
- the LOC109770204 gene encoding peptidyl-prolyl cis-trans isomerase CYP21-3, mitochondrial — translation MAKIKPKALLAQSKQKKGPTQIGLLRIITYIVLGALAVSSVYYAYQYWQSKGPAVAAAAAEGAVGN, via the coding sequence ATGGCGAAGATCAAGCCAAAGGCATTGCTGGCACAGAGCAAACAGAAGAAGGGCCCTACTCAGATCGGCCTGTTGAGGATCATCACCTACATCGTCCTCGGCGCCCTAGCAGTGTCCTCCGTTTACTATGCCTATCAGTACTGGCAGAGCAAAGGACCGGCCgttgcggcagcagcagcagaaggcGCCGTGGGAAACTAA